In Lampris incognitus isolate fLamInc1 chromosome 13, fLamInc1.hap2, whole genome shotgun sequence, the genomic stretch CTAAACACAGCGAGTTAAAACCAAGCACATAATTCATTGTCTTGTGGATTATCCTCTCACTCGGGGTATTCTGGTGAGCAGAGCGAGAGGCTATTCCGCAAGACAATGAATTATCATCTCACTCTGGGTATTCTGGTGAACAGAGTTAGCAATAAACCATCTTAAATAGGAAACTAATCATAACGTACTGACTCTTACTCGTGTCCGGCGAAATTTAtctaatcattaaaaaaaaataaagactaACATGGTAGCCGtggcgtttgtttttttttttttgtggaaaaggAAGCCAAGGGGTTGCGCCTTAAATGCCATTGTTTGGGCTGATCCCATTTAACATGGTTGTTTGTGGTCAGCTGGTTAAGTATGGTAAAAGCACTGTGCATTTTCTCAGGCAGGGGAACACAAAAGTATTATTATGTGCCCACTGGGAAGGAACCTTTAGTGAACATCCAGGGCTTCACTCTCCTACAGCCAACtgaggagctgggggggggggggctcagggggagggagggagagggggggtatTCTGCACACAggcgcgcacatgaaatgaataaAAGGAGTCAATACAATATCTGGTCAAGTAGTCACACAAAGCATTACAGAGGATGTGAGAGATTAGTGCTAATGTCCACGGCCCTCTTCCAAAACTTTCAATAAATGAAACATCAACAAAAAGGGAGACCAGTAGCTTTTTCGTGCACTAAAAACATCTGATGCGCATTATTCCAAAGAGAGAGATTTAGTGTAAGGAAGGACGGCTCTGCTCATTCagtaaaatgagtttcctccgtcctGTGATGCTCTGTATGTTATTGCTAAAACCTTTTTAGGAGACAGTCAGTCTTGCAACTCgaaaaaaaatgtgttgtgaCACTCCACATAACTGGTGCCTTTGAGGGGAACTACAACAAGAATACCTAAATCAACTCGGTTGAAGGGCTTGTTAATGTATATATACTTCCCTCTAGTGGTCACTGAATGAACTACTTGTACAAAGAAAAATTCAGTCTTGCGTGACATGACTGCAATATTAAAGTATTTTTTACACAAGTATCAACTGATCTAACCTGTGCAACATGTGACAAAAACGTTGTCATTTTCCTATTACAGAGCAGCCACTGTAGGAAATGCGTAGAAGAGACACCATTTTTATTTATCCATTTTGGATTTTAAGGACTACCCATTAAACAGCTTGCTGTTTAGAATTGCATTTAATGGTGCACATATAATAACCACATCAGATTTGAATACTATATTCCTGTTAGTGTTTAACCTATTGGTGTCTTTATTTTGGGTAGCATTCAACAGTAGGTGTGTTGAATTTCCAGCCTTAGAAAACAAGCTGTGGGTCCAGCCATCAATAATggctggttttgtttgtttgttttgttttcttttttttcaatataAAATATTTCAATGTATCTGGGACTCCTGTGATCTGTCATCACTGAAAGTCTAATAAATATTCAAACAATCCGTATCTGCACAGCCCCTTAATTTATGGCTACATACGCCTATAAATGCCAATATAAATATCAAATCAACACTGGCACTTTCAAGCAAGTTGCATCACTTTGCAAGCGGAAACAAGCTTTAGCATTCTCTATGTTGTAGTTCAGAACCAATTTTGAATTTTAAATTCAAAATTGGTTTGCATTTTATAAATTATTCGCAGTTTGCATTTTATACGTGATTTATAAAATGCAGACTAAACTCATCCTGCAGAGGGAAGAAAGGGCGAATATGCGCGTGTCTGTATGACGCGTGCATAGCGGATGTGCAATGTACAGAAAACTACAGGCGCTCCCACGACATTATTTGAACAGGATCTCGAATAATCAGCTTTGCTGAGACGGCGTTGTGTTGGTTTTCACTCACCTTAATGCAAAATTTGAGAGGAGGCATTCTACGGGATTTTTAATCTCAGATTCTGTCAATCTGGGTAATCTGGATTTACGTGCACGAATCAAGCGTCACACGTTGGCAGTCTACGTTTCTTTCGCAAAGTCGACCGGTCACACGTCATCGGACATCCCAAATCTGACACTATGTTGCACCGCCAGTGTTTCGTTACCAGGGGAACGTCGTTTAAACTGCCATGTAAAGTTCGTTACACTCGATACGACTCGGCGAAACGGCAACTAAAGTCGACTCTGTTCAGGAGACTTTTTCGGATCTCGCCCACAAACCGGTTTGGGCTTCACTGTCAAGAGCAATTCGCACGATAGCGAGAGCGCAGCTGCAACAACAGACACAAGTGTGCGGATATGAATATTGCGGTCTACTGAACCGTAGCCATTCAAATATGGCTTAGTTCCACCTGGCGATCTAACCCTGCACAAAACCCCCCAAATTCCCCGCCGCCATTTGTTTTGAAAATCGCGCCTCGAGCAAACCCAACGAGGTTTGGAACGTGACGTCACCGACCCGCCCACTGAggaaatttcttttttttgtactgAGCTTCTCGTAATATTGTCATCGAAGAATGCGCCTTGCAAAACTAATATTGCCCATAAAATAACGCAGCGCATCCACAACGTGTGGCCGTTCCGAGTTACAGACCAGCGAAGCCGGTTCCCAAAGACTCGCGAAAAAAACGGCATATCGCGAGCTCTTCTCCAGGACCCGGTGGGACCTTAAATGCCGTGACGGCTCCCATGGAAACGATTTAAATACATATGGCGCCTGTTATAATCTCCGATTAAATCTCGGCCAGAATAAAATTAGTTCTTAGTGTTTATCGTCAAAGTGCATTTTGTTCAAATATATTATAGGGGTGTACGTATTTAAATTTAATACAAGGCAATTATAtcgaaaaaaatattttatttagaTCAGGCAGCGCAATGGCCTTCAAAACGTTATCGACCGTTTTATTTAGCTAGAGCGGGCAGTCGAACCCGGAAGTACTGCCTTTATAACGTTATATAGGCGTCTTTAGCGGGACGTCACCCGTAAGTTTGTTCACTTCGCCCTCACCAGAGGcaaaaaaatattgcattaatgTCTCGACTGGCCAAGAAATCGCCGCCCGTGTGCGTGGATTTGCCTCTCGACGATTCCGACTTTCGTCGGAAGCTTAAATGTCTGAGGCAGCTTTTAGAATCTTGCTTCGGCCCCGCAGGTAGACTCAAGCAAGTTCACAACAACATAGGGGGACACGTTATAACTACCTCAACCTCTTCGGTTCTGCTTCAGTCTGCTTCCTCGTCTCACCCTTTGATGAAGATCATCACAGCTTCTGTTCTCGGCCACGTCTCTCGCTTCAGTGACTGTGGTTTGTTTGTTGCCATTTTTTGCTTGGCTCTAATTGACCGGGCAAACAAATCTGGCCTCTGTCAAAGTACAGCCATACGTGTGAACCAGCATTTGCTGTCGACGTGCACCGGCTACCTTCATCAAGAGGATTGTGGGTGTAAACTAAAGCTCGACTTCTGTGGGAGCCAGAATCTTATTGGATTGTCTCGAAGTGTTATCTGCAGCAAGCCAGCCTGCGTGCTAACAGAGCTAGAAGCAATGCACATCAGCAGACTGGCCGTGCAAGCTTTTGTGATGACTGTTCCTTGCGAGGGTCCAGGAAGAGTCAGCCTTGGCAGGGTAGTGACTGTATCCGTCGAGGGTCTTCCTGTAAAGGACTCCTCGGTATTTCCGGGGTTGCTGGTAGAAATACCTGAAATTCTTTACCCTGGTATCATAGAAAATGATTCGTCTGCACCACTGAAAATGGTTTTGTATACTGCGTCACTCTCTGGGGACCTATTTGAATTGGGAGATGGGAGTCTGGAAGTAAACGCACATGTAGACACAGAGTCCCAGATGCTGGATCAGCTCCTGGAGCTCGGGAGCCAGGCAGTAAAAGATGAGGTGAAGCTCTTTGTGTGCCAGAAGGTCATCCACCCAGTTCTGCAGCATTACCTGAGGCAGCATGGCGTCATGGTGATAGAAAGACTTGGTGGCACTCTCGTAGAGCCTCTTATTCAGCTGACAGGTCAGCCTGTTTGGATATTTGAAATTGTATGTGCAGTTTGCGCTAAATGCTTTCACTGGACTGTGGCATTTCTGCAATTCTCCATATTAAATGATGTGTATCGTCTACTGCATTGTATTGTTGGTTATCATAGACTGTCTacagttctgttttgtttttatcttCCCTTGTGTCCCAGGGGTGAAACCTGTGGCCACATTACAGACCATAATCCCACCTGAGGCCTATGGGCAGGTGAACAGCCTCAGTATTAGGCACTTTGGATTTAAAAGGATGATGCATCTACATCCTCCTGAAAACACGGTGATCTGTACTATGATCCTCTGCCATAGGAATGAGACAATGTTAAGTGAGCTGAAGGTAAGATAAAGCTGAGCCAGGACCATGTGAGTGGCTCAGCAGGCTTAAGCATATTAATTATATACTATGCACATCACTGTTTCAAAACTGACTCATGACCCATTGCCATATATCATCCCCTCTCTGACATCCTTAATTGGGTACATTAGATACTTTATTAGATAGAGTACATTAGTAGTGTACTCTGTCGAATAAAGATAAAATATCTAGTCCTAAATAATTCACTGAGCAAAGAATGTCTAtatgcaggctcaataatccag encodes the following:
- the mkks gene encoding McKusick-Kaufman/Bardet-Biedl syndromes putative chaperonin, whose translation is MSRLAKKSPPVCVDLPLDDSDFRRKLKCLRQLLESCFGPAGRLKQVHNNIGGHVITTSTSSVLLQSASSSHPLMKIITASVLGHVSRFSDCGLFVAIFCLALIDRANKSGLCQSTAIRVNQHLLSTCTGYLHQEDCGCKLKLDFCGSQNLIGLSRSVICSKPACVLTELEAMHISRLAVQAFVMTVPCEGPGRVSLGRVVTVSVEGLPVKDSSVFPGLLVEIPEILYPGIIENDSSAPLKMVLYTASLSGDLFELGDGSLEVNAHVDTESQMLDQLLELGSQAVKDEVKLFVCQKVIHPVLQHYLRQHGVMVIERLGGTLVEPLIQLTGVKPVATLQTIIPPEAYGQVNSLSIRHFGFKRMMHLHPPENTVICTMILCHRNETMLSELKVVCQKAEHVLRLTLREPSALLGGGCTETHLAAHIRNQGINKVAEAALMLGCSEREYLLGMEAFCCSLDSVAQSLEHNGGNSLIDLTHGHHWTIPADVTQAQWEQVMGSCGCGLVEKRPDKEWTYLNTKYSEFSPAPLSRNTNLQPRVLDSFTAKLNALQIAVETANLVLNVRFIIQDVN